The Schistocerca americana isolate TAMUIC-IGC-003095 chromosome 9, iqSchAmer2.1, whole genome shotgun sequence genome includes the window CATTAAGAGTGCCAGAAGTGCAGTTAAAAAGAaagcaacacacattttctgttgcACAAAAAGTAAAATTGCAAAATCTGACAATttagttttgtgtgatttcgtAGCAACGTTTATGTGAAATGTTTGTGTGTATTTATTAATTTGTGGTTATTTTTGATGCAGTTGTCCTGTGTATAGTTGCAGCACATGTCTTTGTACCTCACACTCATGCGTTatgcatatatatttttttaaacttctACTTCTTGGAAATAATTTGATTAACATAAGATTTTTACACACTAGGTCAGGAGGCTCAGAATTTGTGGAACAACGATGGTATCTGCAATTTGAAGGCAGTTTTGTGCCCTGGATTAGCTGTTGTTCACAAAAGGTTGAAGATTCCACTCTGCAGAACCCTGAGAAACACTGTTTTACTGTATGAAGACGTTCAACATGGATCTAAATATTTCCTTGATGTTCGTAGGAAACTGAGTGCGTGTGTATTTAATGATTTCACTGAAGTAGTTCAGCCAGCTTTATACAAGTGTTTGAAGTCTCATGCAAACGGCTAAACAGTATGGATCAGAGCAACAATGTTCATTTGAAATGGAATAAACATCAAGCTACTTTGGTGTCTATTTTTGATACTCTATTGGACAATGAGAAATTAACAGACTGCACAATTAGTGCTGAGGGGCAGTATTTAAGAGTACATAAAATAATTCTTTCAGCTTGTAGTCCATATTTTGAGGAACTGTTCACCAAAAACTATGAGAAGCACCCAATTATTATTCTGCACGGTGTAAAGTATGACACGGTTAAGGCTTTGATGGACTTCATGTACCGTGGTGAAGTAAATGTACCACAAGAGGAGCTTAGTGGTGTTCTTAAGCTATCAGAGTCCCTTCAGGTAAGGGGACTGTCTGGCAGTGGATGTGTGGATGATGTCAATATGCAGAAAGGCAGTGGAAGAGATGTGCCACCAGTATTTCCAGAAACTCTTCCATCCCAACCTGCTGCTTGTGTgtcacgcttcacttcaggtgagaATGAATCGGAAGGAAAGTCGCAGTCAATTAGAGGAAACTCTCCAGTTGCGTCTTCCCAGGACGGATGTCCTGTGGGAGCAGACGCCATTCCTAAATCCACTCGGaagtacagaaaaaatattaatCACAGTGAATCTGATCAGAGACCAGATCAAAATATGTTTGGAGATTTCATTACTCCTGATCTTGATAGTATGCATCAACTTCCAAGTCAAAGGCAAGTAATGCCCACAACGTCTAGCTCAGCTGGTGAACGAGGTTTCAGCCCAGTTCATTGTCAGTCCATGTGCAGGGAGTTGAAGAGCTCCAGTGGGGAAATAGATATCACAGAAAATGAACAGTTTTTAATGCCGGAAGCGGTATTAGCTGACAAAAGGTCGAAAAATCTGAGTACATGCCAACAGGAGATATCACTAGAAACAAAATCTGAGGCCCTTGAGAGTCAGATGGAAATTGTGGAAGATCTTActctcaatgatgatgatgatgatgatgatgatgatgataatgattatcaTGATGATGATTATCTTGATGAAGGTAACAGTGCTGAAGATAACACTGGGGAAGGCAGGAGAATGAATGAGTGTCTTACATATGAAGGGAATTTTCGTTCTCAAGGTATTAATGATCTACATCCACCATTAGGCAGTGATTATTTAAGGAACTCAATTTTGTCGACACCTTCCACAGTGTTATCTAATCGATTTGACTGTCCCACTTGCGGAAAATCATACCTGTACCGCAGTGGCTTACTCAGACATGTGAAGCACGAATGTGGTAAAGAACCTCAGTTTCAATGTCCCCGTTGCAACAAACGGTGTGCTCGGAGTGATCAGTTGAGGTCACATATGTCAAGTCGTCGTTGTCGGATGCTGGACAGTGTAGCGTATTTTGAAGGGAACAGGTAATGTTATGAACTAACACAAAAAATGATGAGTGTTATTGAATGAATTTGTGGTCATTAGTGAGGACTTTTTCTTGTGTGTTTAACCTGATGAATGTAAATGTTTATGTCGCTTTAAACAATGAATCATTGTGTGTGGCTGCAAGTTTATCCCAATAATAACTGTGTGATTTGTGCGTGGTATAATTGTATTTAAAAATCATTTGGAATCTTTGTAGTCTGAAatgcgagggctatccacaaagtgcattacgttttggaattaaaaataaataaagtattggaaatttttttattatatacagatgaaagccacacttaaatactacttttctacatagttgccatttaaattaaggcacttatcgtagcgatggacgagcttggaaattccttcgttgtaaaattcggccgcctgcgccttcaaccacgtaacgactgtcttttgggatagaaaaggtgtgatttttgtggatttactgcaaagaggcactacaataaactctcaaaggtattgccaaactctgcacaacctcagaagagcaataaaaaacaagcgcaggggaaagatgggctcaaagatcttgctgattcacgacaacgcccgggcccacacggcaaatgccactcgtgaagttctcgaatcttttaaatgggaattgtttcctcatccgccgtacagtctcgccctggcaccgagcgacttccacttattcccagcaatgaagaagtggttggctatgcagcattttgatgacgacgcacagcttcaagaagaggtaaccatgtggttgaaggcgcagacggccgaattttacgacgaaagaatttccaagctcgtccatcgctacgataagtgccttaatttaaatggtaactatgtagaaaagtagtatttaagtgtggctttcatctgtatataataaaaaaaatttccaatactttatttatttttaattccaaaacgtaatgtactttgtggatagccctcgtaactaATGGACGCACACGGTCTATCTTTACATTTAGAAAAATATCTCTTGTTATCTGACTAGATATTTCAGTAATGATATTGTGTTCTCATTAATTACATCATTTgttctaaataaaataatttttatgatcTGACCCATAATTATCCTAGATCTCACCTGATAGAGTTTTCTAAATATGTTAATGGAAATTTTTATAGTCTCGTTGAAAAATggctaataatttatttattttgtacaagtTTTACTTGAACACAATGAAATTTGTCACCAAGAAGCTTGTTAACGTGGAAATTTGAAATTCATTGTATGGGAGAGATGTATGTTGGTAAGTTCTTGTTGGAAAAGTGAAACATCAATTTCAAAACATTCATCAGTATGCATACATTTGTCATGAAAGTAGAAGGTATGAGCTATAATGGCAAAAATAGCTTTCAGGTCACATTTCTTTGTCCTGTAAAGCTTTGTTTCCTCATGACCCTATTCAATATAATATCTGAAATATGCCTGCTGCACATGGGAGATCATTACAAAAATAAGTTGTTATGATAACAGCACGAAAATCATTAGACTGAAAATAAAATGGAAACGTTATTTTAACAACACTGGTGTATTGTGCATAAACAGTTGGACAAATGCTTTATTGTTTGCCTACAAAAATGGCGTTGATCACTAGAACTATGTATAACTGACACAGCTGTAAATTATATAGTAGCATATGTCTGAGACAGTTTAATTTAAATAACCTCATAAGACGTGTACAAAAGGTGTGTACCAAGCTACCACTACCAGCTAGTATTGGCTAAAAAGATCAGAAGATGAACACCACATCATCACGGATACCTTAGACAGCGAATTAACTTCTTGTATATTACTATCCAACTTCAAGAGTAGTATTAGAAATGAGACTTTGTGTGCGCTGGTGGGCCTTATGCTACAATTTGGGGAGTAAGTACTGACCTCTCAAACCTCCCAAATAATGATGAGAGTAAAATCTGAGGAATTCTATTGTATATGGAAGCTTATCTACAGTGGTGAATGAAATGGAGAATGGGAGAGGGAGGGCTTGTAATGGGATGTGATGTACGTGAAGATACATACCGTACTTTATAATTTTGTAGGGAAGTTCTGGCAGAGTGTAAATACTTTAAAGTAAagaagaccactcaccaaaaagcagaagcattgagttgtcacCAGGCacacttaaaaaaagaaagaaaactttctaGCTATCGGAGTAGGccctttctgaaaaaaaagaagaaagaaaactttctAGCTATCGGAGTAGGCCCTTTCTGAGCTAGAGTACACACGCTTGTGTGTGATCGCTCCTACTTGGCGCTGTCAGGATACGCAGTGCCTGTGTTGCATTTCAACAGGTGGACTAGACTGGGGTGAGGGTTGTGTCTGATGGGTTGAGTGGAGGGGGAAAGAGGTGGGAGGTAGGGAGAGGGGTTGGGGTTGGGTGGCTAGCATCTTGGAGGGAGGCTGCCAGTTTGCCAGTTAGGAATTTGGAAGGTTGGGGTGCAGATGCACAGACTATGCATGACACACAGTTGTCAGAGACGATGGGCAGTGGCACACACTGAAGGTGATGTGTGGACATAAATTGGGAGGCGTGACACGACAGAGGAGGGAAGGTGTGGATGGGAGGAGAGTGTGGTGACAGTGAGTTACTGGAGAATGAGACCAGGATGATTATGGgtgtgaaggatgtgttgcaaagaTTACTCCCATCTGCACATTTCAGAGAaggtggtggtggaaggaaggattcagatggtctgggctgtgaagcagccattgaaattgagcatgttatgctcagctgcatgttttGCCACTGGGTGATCAACTTTGTTAttggcaacagtttggtggtggccattcatcttgGTGAGTAACCTCGCTGCTGGTCATATCAacgtaaaaagctgtgcagtgtttggAGCAGAGTTTATGTATTATAGTATGATATGGCTGCTTTCGTAGGTGGCTTTGACAGGACAAGATAAGCGTGTAACAGGACTCGCACAGGAAATACTGGATGAGTGGTCTCCCACAGAGATGTGATCACTGTGGTGAGAGGTTGGGAGTGacagtggcataggaatggacaaAGATGGTGTGTTGTTTCAATGGGTGGTGGAATGCCACTTTAGGAAGAGTGGGAAAGATCATGGGTAGAAGcccctcatttcagggcttgacaagAGATAATAAAAGCCCTGACTGAGGAACAACTGAATGATATCCTTCATCAGAGCTTTAATTGTCTCTTATCATGCCCTGAATTGAGGGGCATCATACTCagaatacttcccacccctcctaaagtggtgtgcTGCCGCCCACCCGACCTACACGACAATCTAGCCCATCTCTGTGCCGCTCCCACCCCCAACACCTTGCTACAGGGATCATACCTCCATGgaagaccaaggtgcaagacctgtccaaacCACCCACCCAGCACCTCCACTCTAGTTTCGTCACAATCTAATCCTACCCCGTCAGCGCCCAGGCCACCTGTGACAGCAGCCATGTAATATATCAACTCTGTTGTGAACAATGCACAGCTGTCCACCGGGGTaaatagccactgccaaactgttgccaataACGAAGTTGACCACCAGGTGGAACAACATACAGCTGAGCATACTGCTTCACAACCCAGACCATCTGGACCCTTCCCTCCACTACCATGTTCTCTGGACTATGCTGGTGGGAGTTACCCTTGCAACACATCTTTCACTCCCATAATTGTTCTGGCCTCAATCACCAGTAACCCATTGTCCCCACACCCTTtagccaacagtttccccttcctccatcctgtcaccTCTTCCCAATCCACATATGCTTGTGAACTTTAGTGTGCTCTGCCCTCCCACTTGCTCTGACAACCGTGCATCGTGAGCCTAGTCTGTGCACCTGCCACCCCACCCTCCGCATTCCTGGCCACCAAACTGGCAGCCTCCTTCTGAGCCACTAGCCTGCCGCCCCCATCCCTTCTTCCTGTCTCCTGCCTCTCTCCCCTGCCCATGCCATCAGACACAACCCCAACCCCCGCCTAGTCCACTTGCCAAAATGCAGCACAGACATTGTGTGTCCAGTCAGCTCCGTGTAGGGGCAGAGGCATAGGCATGCATGCCTGCGTGTGCATGCTATAACTCAAAAAATAATTACTCTGAAAGCTAACAAGTTTTCTTGTGTGCGCATGTTGATGACTGAATGCGTCTGCTTTTTGTTGAAAATGGTATCCTTTACACCAAAATATTTAACCCAGAGTACATGCTGTAAAGTGAGTTATGAAGcacaatagtaaaaataaatgtataaaattgtatgtagagaataaataaatgatttaaaaGAAGGTGCTTTCCCAGTCTATGTGAAACTTTCCTGTACATTTGTAGAACTGTAACTAACTTCTATagacctcttccccccccccccccccccctc containing:
- the LOC124551124 gene encoding protein tramtrack, beta isoform-like isoform X5 is translated as MDQSNNVHLKWNKHQATLVSIFDTLLDNEKLTDCTISAEGQYLRVHKIILSACSPYFEELFTKNYEKHPIIILHGVKYDTVKALMDFMYRGEVNVPQEELSGVLKLSESLQVRGLSGSGCVDDVNMQKGSGRDVPPVFPETLPSQPAACVSRFTSGENESEGKSQSIRGNSPVASSQDGCPVGADAIPKSTRKYRKNINHSESDQRPDQNMFGDFITPDLDSMHQLPSQRQVMPTTSSSAGERGFSPVHCQSMCRELKSSSGEIDITENEQFLMPEAVLADKRSKNLSTCQQEISLETKSEALESQMEIVEDLTLNDDDDDDDDDDNDYHDDDYLDEGNSAEDNTGEGRRMNECLTYEGNFRSQGINDLHPPLGSDYLRNSILSTPSTVLSNRFDCPTCGKSYLYRSGLLRHVKHECGKEPQFQCPRCNKRCARSDQLRSHMSSRRCRMLDSVAYFEGNR